One region of Alphaproteobacteria bacterium genomic DNA includes:
- a CDS encoding YcbK family protein, with amino-acid sequence MLTTKQRKPSLNRRKFLGLSATALAVGASTLTVPAQAIPFYNYPVRQLTFVNTHTNEIYRGTYFYNGGYDRAVMSQFSYLMRDHRAEEVARIDYRLFDVLHRLQASLRNFDAVQLISGYRSPQTNAMLASRSSGVAKNSYHVKGQATDIRMDGIPTEYVHRAALSLAAGGVGYYPASDFVHVDTGPVRTWGYGAG; translated from the coding sequence ATGCTCACCACTAAACAACGTAAGCCATCACTCAATCGGCGCAAATTTTTAGGATTATCTGCAACCGCATTAGCGGTAGGCGCATCAACACTAACCGTGCCTGCGCAAGCTATTCCATTTTATAATTATCCGGTTCGCCAGCTGACATTTGTAAACACACACACCAACGAAATCTACCGTGGTACTTATTTTTATAATGGCGGATATGACCGCGCAGTAATGAGCCAGTTCAGCTACCTCATGCGCGACCATCGTGCCGAAGAAGTCGCGCGGATTGATTACCGCCTATTCGATGTACTGCATCGTTTACAAGCAAGCTTACGGAACTTTGATGCTGTGCAACTTATTTCCGGTTATCGCTCTCCGCAGACGAATGCAATGTTGGCTTCCCGTAGCAGTGGCGTAGCCAAGAACAGCTATCACGTAAAAGGTCAGGCGACCGATATCCGCATGGATGGCATTCCAACCGAATATGTGCACCGTGCCGCATTAAGCTTGGCTGCTGGCGGCGTTGGCTATTATCCCGCAAGTGATTTCGTGCACGTAGATACGGGCCCGGTGCGCACGTGGGGATATGGCGCTGGTTAA
- a CDS encoding L,D-transpeptidase family protein, translated as MKLLKSLLLLACIIFPLAVPVWGKASASSNPAIEKLLKAGSKAIGATVDIALLSDFYGRRNYTTAWQLHESSAKTTVKEFAAFVHTTLEEHGLGDRGYPFHALEERVNIGTDEALAQADIIASDIVLRMARSLSGQDPIPRSKLHTWPLSRDKTDIAGGLNKAINDGRVPEYLEHLAPQVKAYAKLKEALKLYREIADKGGWTRVKSGGVIQEGFDDDRLLQIHNRLAQEGFMPFPNSPAPVKTYSPALVEGMKQFQETHGLYPDGNIGPETFRAMNVTARERIDQIRVNLARIRQSPPDAWEDIVINIPSAQLSYYRHGEVVYEAPVVVGRVDRPSPLVKSAIYEMIINPSWYVPSSIAEKDLLPKWEKDPEFLEKQGIHHRGGGGDGMLRQDPGPLNSLGRIKFNFQNPFAVYLHGTPHQELFGKDDRTRSSGCIRLKDPAELALIFMKNNPDWTPDRLQKRIDSMKTQRVTPPEKTPIKLLYWSAIVDSKDRVQFFNDVYGLDAEWAKLL; from the coding sequence ATGAAACTACTAAAAAGTCTGCTGTTATTGGCGTGTATTATCTTCCCCTTGGCTGTGCCTGTTTGGGGTAAGGCAAGCGCTTCGTCCAATCCTGCTATTGAAAAACTGCTAAAGGCCGGTTCGAAGGCAATCGGCGCAACCGTGGACATTGCGCTGCTATCTGATTTTTATGGACGGCGGAATTATACAACCGCATGGCAACTGCATGAAAGCAGCGCCAAAACTACAGTAAAAGAATTCGCGGCGTTTGTTCATACTACGCTGGAAGAACATGGCTTGGGCGATCGTGGTTATCCGTTTCATGCCCTTGAAGAAAGGGTCAATATCGGAACTGATGAAGCATTGGCACAGGCTGACATCATCGCATCCGACATCGTACTCCGGATGGCACGTTCCCTTTCTGGGCAAGACCCCATTCCGCGTTCAAAACTTCATACATGGCCCTTAAGCCGTGATAAAACCGACATTGCTGGCGGCCTGAATAAAGCGATTAATGATGGCCGCGTTCCGGAATATCTCGAGCATTTAGCGCCGCAAGTCAAAGCCTATGCTAAGCTCAAAGAAGCCTTAAAGCTCTACCGCGAGATTGCTGATAAAGGTGGATGGACACGGGTTAAATCTGGCGGTGTCATTCAAGAAGGGTTTGATGATGACCGTCTGCTACAAATCCATAACCGTCTGGCTCAAGAAGGATTTATGCCATTCCCGAATTCACCCGCGCCGGTGAAAACATACAGCCCTGCGCTGGTTGAAGGCATGAAGCAGTTTCAGGAAACACATGGTCTTTACCCCGATGGAAATATTGGCCCTGAAACATTCCGCGCCATGAATGTGACTGCACGTGAACGTATTGACCAAATCCGCGTCAACCTTGCGCGTATTCGTCAAAGCCCACCGGATGCGTGGGAAGATATTGTCATCAACATACCGTCTGCACAACTCAGCTATTACCGCCATGGCGAAGTGGTTTATGAGGCACCGGTGGTAGTTGGCCGCGTTGACCGCCCAAGCCCGCTGGTGAAAAGCGCGATTTATGAAATGATTATTAACCCGTCATGGTATGTGCCGAGCAGCATCGCGGAAAAAGACCTGCTGCCCAAATGGGAAAAAGACCCCGAATTTCTTGAAAAACAAGGCATTCATCATCGCGGAGGAGGCGGCGACGGGATGCTGCGCCAGGATCCCGGCCCTTTAAATTCTCTTGGACGGATCAAGTTCAATTTCCAAAATCCATTTGCTGTGTATTTGCACGGAACACCACATCAGGAATTATTCGGCAAAGATGATAGAACTCGCAGCTCAGGCTGCATTCGCCTTAAAGACCCTGCTGAACTTGCACTCATCTTCATGAAAAATAATCCTGACTGGACTCCTGACCGCCTTCAAAAACGCATCGACAGTATGAAAACACAACGCGTAACCCCGCCCGAAAAAACACCGATTAAACTTTTATACTGGTCAGCAATCGTCGATTCAAAAGACCGTGTTCAGTTCTTCAACGATGTCTATGGCCTTGATGCTGAATGGGCAAAACTCTTATGA
- a CDS encoding deoxyribodipyrimidine photo-lyase, whose translation MAQPVLFWFRQDLRLSDQPALCAAAELGPVVCMYILDDTLPWPMGGASRWWLHHSLASLKNDLDKLGVPLILQRGAAKTVVPKLAKEIKARAVYWNRLYEPAAIARDTELKSTLKNSGIPVESFNGSLLFEPWEIKNGSGTHFKVFTPFAKSCLMGKAPPLPVDKTKKIIGAELNVPSDKLEDWSLLPTHPDWAKPLNATWDIGEKAAHKRLHEFLNDGLHNYASGRDRPDKDNTSRLSPHLHFGEISPRQVFYAARHIGETSTQSGITKQIDKFISELLWREFSYHLLFAHQDLPEAPLNKKYSEFPWEPNDELFKAWRKGQTGIPIVDAGMRQLWQTGWMHNRVRMVVASLLIKNMLQPWQRGESWFWDTLVDADLANNAASWQWVAGSGADASPYYRIFNPVLQGQKFDPNGDYVRQFVPEIAKLPPELIHSPWEATPLELKEAGITLGKTYPHPVVDLKHSRNRALEAHKRIKNT comes from the coding sequence ATGGCACAACCTGTTCTATTTTGGTTTCGACAAGATTTACGTCTAAGTGACCAGCCGGCATTATGCGCAGCGGCAGAGCTTGGCCCCGTTGTTTGTATGTATATTTTAGACGATACACTGCCCTGGCCTATGGGCGGGGCATCACGGTGGTGGCTGCACCATTCACTCGCTTCGCTTAAAAACGATTTAGATAAACTGGGCGTTCCACTCATTCTGCAACGCGGCGCAGCTAAAACTGTTGTGCCAAAACTGGCGAAAGAAATAAAGGCACGCGCTGTCTATTGGAACCGTTTGTACGAACCTGCTGCGATTGCACGGGATACCGAATTAAAAAGCACATTGAAAAATTCTGGCATTCCGGTTGAAAGTTTTAATGGCAGCCTGTTATTCGAACCATGGGAAATCAAAAATGGTTCGGGGACACATTTCAAAGTATTCACGCCGTTTGCCAAATCATGCTTGATGGGGAAAGCGCCGCCGCTTCCCGTAGATAAAACCAAGAAAATAATTGGCGCAGAATTAAATGTGCCAAGCGATAAACTGGAAGATTGGAGTTTATTACCAACCCATCCTGATTGGGCAAAGCCGCTGAACGCCACATGGGATATTGGCGAGAAAGCCGCCCATAAACGCCTGCATGAATTTTTGAATGACGGCCTCCATAACTACGCATCAGGCCGCGACAGACCCGACAAAGATAATACATCGCGCCTTTCGCCCCATTTGCATTTTGGCGAAATCAGCCCGCGGCAAGTATTTTATGCTGCCCGCCATATCGGCGAAACCAGCACGCAATCTGGCATCACCAAACAGATTGATAAATTCATCAGCGAATTATTATGGCGCGAATTTTCTTACCATTTACTATTTGCACATCAGGATTTACCGGAAGCTCCGCTGAATAAAAAATATTCAGAGTTCCCATGGGAACCAAATGATGAATTGTTCAAAGCATGGCGCAAAGGGCAGACTGGTATTCCAATTGTCGATGCAGGTATGCGCCAATTATGGCAGACGGGGTGGATGCATAACCGCGTACGCATGGTCGTTGCATCCCTGCTTATTAAAAACATGCTGCAACCTTGGCAACGCGGGGAAAGCTGGTTTTGGGATACGCTGGTTGATGCAGATTTGGCAAATAATGCCGCATCATGGCAATGGGTCGCCGGTTCTGGTGCAGATGCCTCACCTTATTACCGTATTTTTAACCCGGTCTTGCAGGGGCAGAAATTTGACCCGAATGGCGATTATGTCCGACAATTTGTGCCGGAAATAGCAAAGCTTCCTCCCGAACTGATTCACTCCCCGTGGGAAGCCACACCATTAGAATTAAAAGAAGCAGGCATCACGCTTGGTAAAACCTACCCCCACCCTGTGGTCGATTTAAAACATAGCAGAAACCGCGCACTCGAAGCCCATAAGAGAATCAAAAACACATAA